One segment of Ignavibacteriales bacterium DNA contains the following:
- a CDS encoding peptidylprolyl isomerase: protein MIEKTKSSTLYSIRKFVSSKTEDKRIGYKELDKFENIWSNSFKYTQAIIKTSKGDITIQFNSELAPISVANFCMLADQKFYIGIAFHRVVPGFVIQAGDPTATGWGGPGYDIVSEFTDTDFGIGYVGMASAGKDTESSQFFIMQGSHPYLDSRYTLFAKVIEGMAVVYSITEEDLIISIELN from the coding sequence ATGATTGAAAAAACCAAATCATCCACATTATATTCAATAAGAAAATTTGTTTCCTCAAAAACTGAGGACAAACGAATTGGATATAAAGAACTTGATAAATTTGAAAATATTTGGAGTAATTCTTTCAAATACACTCAAGCAATAATTAAAACTTCAAAAGGCGATATAACTATTCAGTTCAATTCTGAGTTAGCACCAATTTCTGTGGCAAATTTTTGTATGCTTGCTGATCAGAAATTTTACATCGGCATTGCATTCCATCGTGTTGTTCCTGGGTTTGTAATTCAAGCAGGCGATCCAACAGCAACCGGCTGGGGCGGACCCGGTTATGATATTGTTTCTGAATTTACTGATACTGATTTTGGAATTGGTTATGTTGGAATGGCAAGTGCTGGAAAAGATACAGAAAGTTCACAATTTTTTATAATGCAAGGCAGTCATCCATATTTGGATAGTAGATATACTTTATTTGCAAAAGTAATCGAAGGTATGGCTGTTGTTTATAGCATCACTGAAGAGGATTTAATAATCTCAATCGAACTTAATTAA
- a CDS encoding DUF4835 family protein, whose translation MRNLLILVLIPFSISFTQELNCNVTVNFEGLAVENRELLVDFAGVVESYLNTTQFTGEAWEGEKIDCAFTIFFTGASSETDYSAQVVIISTRPIYKSTRQSPMVTINDGNWSFRYVPNQALYANQATFDPLTSFFDYYANIIIGFDWETWADLGGTPYFKKAFDILNLSGNSSYKKGWEQSSASFSRWGLCQDLLNDKYRAFREAFYVYHYGVDEFQIKKKDAQDKIVSLVTVLEDMQKKTGINSVLIKHFFDTKNGELIELLKDYPDRKIFERLKKVDPPHSAKYDELLR comes from the coding sequence ATGCGTAATCTTTTAATTCTGGTTTTAATTCCTTTTTCAATTTCGTTTACACAAGAACTTAACTGTAATGTAACAGTTAATTTTGAGGGATTAGCAGTGGAAAACAGAGAACTACTAGTTGATTTTGCAGGTGTTGTTGAATCATATTTGAATACAACGCAATTTACGGGTGAAGCATGGGAAGGGGAAAAGATAGATTGTGCCTTTACAATATTTTTTACCGGCGCTTCAAGCGAAACTGATTATTCTGCTCAAGTAGTAATTATATCAACACGTCCTATTTATAAATCAACTAGACAATCACCAATGGTAACTATTAACGATGGAAACTGGTCGTTTAGATATGTGCCCAATCAAGCACTTTATGCTAACCAGGCCACGTTTGACCCTCTAACGAGTTTTTTTGATTATTATGCCAATATAATTATTGGATTTGATTGGGAAACCTGGGCTGATCTTGGAGGTACACCATACTTTAAAAAAGCTTTTGACATTTTAAATCTAAGTGGTAACAGCTCTTATAAAAAAGGTTGGGAACAGAGCAGTGCTTCGTTCAGTAGATGGGGCTTATGTCAGGATTTGTTAAATGACAAATATAGAGCTTTTAGGGAAGCATTTTATGTTTATCATTATGGTGTAGATGAATTTCAGATAAAAAAGAAGGATGCGCAAGATAAAATTGTGAGTTTGGTTACTGTGTTGGAAGATATGCAAAAGAAAACTGGTATTAATAGCGTTCTTATTAAACATTTTTTTGATACTAAGAATGGTGAGTTGATTGAATTGCTAAAAGATTACCCAGATCGTAAAATATTTGAACGGCTAAAAAAAGTTGATCCGCCACACTCAGCAAAATATGATGAACTGTTGAGGTAA
- a CDS encoding helix-hairpin-helix domain-containing protein: MRFLFSSLVIYFLFSITSAYAQLDSTSIITEDVLDNILVEPNEESDSEDLVEIFEELMRNPIDLNQADFFELSKLPNMDQQSSNKILEHRKKFGYFFAPTELYAIRELDKQLIESILPFVKTSQPEIETGEFQEIESSPKSIFSKSKLKIRSRATNDLQNRDGFESGKFIGSKLKSYNRLLYNYGKNYQAGFLIEKDAGESSYSDFTSFHLQVKDIGLLKNFVAGDFVLEFGQGLTLWSPFGFSKGADAVFPVKKKARNIRPYNSAAEYRFYRGAATTITFSDFNLTAFYSNNTFDASIDSVTGEISSVGQTGFHRFESELNKKNSARQKMIGGVLDYKYNGILNLGCIYYNGSFDKNFESKSLYGLSGDNFNYTSAYYEFNLANMNFFGEASFDGKSVASINGIQFSANRNFIFTTAIRNYPRNYNNLYGFGFSERSGKINNEVGIYSGFKWKIPFGVLNLYYDIFKFPYRTSENSLSSEGNELLFDFVTSPLPKFEIRLRYKYEDKEVTELVNISEQIVRRLKQIGRTDYIYSLSKDLRLKTRIEYNHFFIKDAGIKENGFLVYEEMRFIPSKNISLYGRIIFFHTDSFNSAVYEYENDLLGVMPNLAMYGKGIRWYMIVKYKPLQFISLSTKYSETYKPDVTSLSSGDNEIIGNVDNRFSLQIDLSF, encoded by the coding sequence TTGCGATTTCTATTCAGTTCGTTAGTTATCTATTTTCTATTTTCCATCACTTCAGCTTATGCGCAATTAGACAGCACATCTATAATAACTGAAGATGTTCTTGATAATATTTTAGTCGAACCGAATGAAGAATCAGATTCTGAAGATCTTGTAGAAATTTTTGAAGAACTAATGCGCAATCCGATAGATTTGAATCAAGCTGATTTCTTTGAACTATCAAAACTCCCAAATATGGATCAGCAATCTTCGAATAAAATTTTAGAGCACAGAAAAAAATTTGGTTACTTTTTTGCCCCAACCGAACTTTATGCGATACGCGAATTAGATAAGCAATTAATAGAAAGTATTTTGCCTTTTGTAAAAACGTCTCAACCAGAAATTGAGACGGGAGAATTTCAAGAAATTGAAAGTAGTCCAAAATCAATTTTTTCAAAATCAAAACTAAAGATACGTAGCAGGGCTACAAATGATTTACAGAATAGAGATGGATTTGAGAGTGGGAAATTTATAGGATCAAAATTAAAATCATACAATAGGTTATTGTATAATTATGGTAAAAATTATCAGGCAGGATTTTTAATTGAAAAAGATGCTGGTGAATCATCCTATTCTGATTTTACTTCGTTCCATTTGCAAGTTAAGGATATTGGTTTATTAAAAAACTTTGTAGCGGGTGATTTTGTTTTGGAATTTGGGCAAGGTTTGACTTTATGGAGTCCGTTCGGGTTTTCAAAAGGAGCTGATGCCGTCTTTCCGGTTAAGAAAAAAGCTCGCAACATACGTCCATACAATAGTGCGGCTGAATATAGGTTTTATAGAGGTGCTGCCACAACTATAACTTTTAGCGATTTTAATTTAACTGCGTTTTATTCCAACAATACTTTTGATGCTTCAATCGATTCGGTAACTGGTGAAATTTCTTCCGTTGGGCAAACAGGTTTTCATAGATTTGAAAGTGAATTGAATAAAAAAAATTCTGCACGACAAAAAATGATTGGCGGTGTTTTAGATTATAAATACAATGGTATATTAAATTTAGGATGTATTTATTACAATGGTTCTTTTGATAAGAACTTTGAATCAAAATCTTTATACGGCTTAAGCGGGGATAATTTTAATTACACCTCGGCTTATTATGAATTCAATCTTGCCAATATGAATTTCTTTGGTGAAGCGAGTTTTGATGGTAAATCAGTTGCATCAATAAATGGAATTCAGTTTTCTGCAAATCGTAATTTTATTTTTACAACAGCCATAAGAAATTATCCACGCAATTATAATAATCTTTATGGCTTCGGATTTAGCGAACGCTCAGGAAAAATCAATAATGAGGTTGGCATTTATTCGGGGTTTAAATGGAAAATCCCGTTTGGTGTTCTAAATCTTTACTATGATATTTTTAAATTTCCATACCGCACAAGTGAAAATTCACTTTCCAGTGAAGGCAACGAGCTACTGTTTGATTTTGTCACATCTCCTCTACCAAAATTTGAGATACGATTACGTTATAAATATGAAGACAAAGAGGTTACTGAACTTGTTAATATTAGTGAACAAATAGTTAGAAGGTTAAAACAGATTGGACGAACAGATTATATTTATAGCTTATCAAAAGATTTAAGATTAAAAACAAGAATTGAGTACAATCATTTTTTCATTAAAGATGCAGGTATTAAAGAAAATGGATTTTTAGTTTATGAGGAAATGCGATTTATCCCAAGTAAAAATATTAGCCTTTACGGAAGAATTATTTTCTTCCATACAGATTCGTTTAACTCCGCTGTTTATGAATATGAAAACGATTTGCTCGGCGTAATGCCAAATCTAGCAATGTACGGAAAAGGAATTAGATGGTATATGATTGTAAAATATAAACCACTTCAGTTTATATCTCTATCAACAAAATATTCGGAAACTTATAAACCGGATGTAACTTCCCTTAGTTCTGGTGATAATGAAATTATTGGAAATGTGGATAACCGCTTTAGCTTACAAATAGATTTGAGTTTTTGA
- a CDS encoding ABC transporter permease — protein MKINQILAISLQSLKSNRLRTALTILGVVVGIFSIIVIMTILTMLQSSIDDGLSMLGKNTFQIQRDDNVMGGGPRMRTRSRKDLTIEEANRLRELLSQAKYVGVEQWQFGKVVKYGNKETNPNISVAGVNTDAMRTNDWNVEAGRDFRDDDINYSTNTCLVFQPIVEKLFPNSNPIGQEIRVDGRPLKVIGVIEPQTALFGSSRDSYVIVPITTWQSMYGRYGRSVNITVMSQSKADYNDVIEAATGHMRTIRKVGPGEPNDFYIFSNESMIEQTNQITGPIKIIALAISLIALIAAGVGIMNIMLVSVTERTREIGIRKALGARKTWILIQFLFEAIILCMLGGLIGIIFGVGIGNLAGGALNATAAIPWDWVFIGLSMCIAVGVIFGTYPAYKASNLDPIEALRYE, from the coding sequence ATGAAAATAAATCAAATACTAGCTATATCTCTACAATCCTTAAAAAGTAACAGACTGCGCACAGCACTTACGATTCTAGGAGTTGTTGTAGGGATATTTTCCATCATAGTTATTATGACTATACTAACAATGCTACAAAGTAGTATTGACGATGGACTATCAATGCTTGGGAAAAACACATTTCAGATTCAAAGAGACGATAATGTTATGGGGGGTGGTCCCAGAATGCGCACTAGAAGTAGAAAGGACCTAACTATTGAGGAAGCTAATCGATTAAGAGAATTATTATCACAAGCCAAATATGTAGGTGTTGAGCAATGGCAATTTGGTAAAGTAGTTAAGTATGGCAACAAAGAAACTAATCCAAATATTTCAGTTGCTGGTGTTAATACAGATGCTATGAGAACTAACGATTGGAATGTTGAAGCAGGAAGAGATTTTCGAGATGATGATATTAACTATTCTACAAATACTTGTTTAGTATTTCAGCCAATTGTTGAGAAATTATTTCCAAATAGCAATCCGATCGGACAGGAAATAAGGGTTGATGGCAGACCATTAAAAGTTATTGGGGTAATTGAACCTCAAACTGCTTTATTTGGTTCAAGTCGAGATAGTTATGTAATTGTCCCTATTACCACTTGGCAATCAATGTATGGAAGATATGGACGTTCAGTAAATATTACTGTGATGTCACAAAGCAAAGCAGATTACAACGATGTTATTGAAGCTGCTACTGGACATATGAGGACTATTAGAAAAGTGGGACCGGGCGAACCAAATGATTTTTATATTTTTAGTAACGAATCGATGATAGAGCAAACCAACCAGATTACGGGACCAATCAAGATAATTGCCTTGGCCATTTCTCTTATTGCATTAATTGCTGCCGGTGTAGGTATAATGAATATTATGTTGGTTTCTGTAACAGAAAGAACTCGCGAGATAGGAATTAGAAAAGCACTCGGTGCGAGAAAAACTTGGATACTTATTCAGTTTTTATTTGAGGCAATTATTTTATGTATGCTTGGAGGGCTTATTGGGATTATCTTTGGAGTAGGAATTGGTAATCTTGCAGGAGGTGCTCTGAATGCAACTGCTGCCATTCCGTGGGATTGGGTATTTATTGGATTATCAATGTGTATAGCTGTTGGAGTAATTTTTGGGACTTATCCAGCTTATAAAGCTTCAAATCTTGACCCTATTGAAGCATTAAGATATGAGTAG
- a CDS encoding ABC transporter permease — protein sequence MSSIFLELTEGLSIAWRAIRANKIRAALTMLGIIIGVTAVVLMSTAIKGIDNSLQNGVSALGSDVLYIDKYAWFSNQDFWTMRNRRNIDMEDFHTFKDLAKLPMAVAPVTNAVQTIKYGDRKVETVFLNGSTSDYVKTTNFDFDLGRFYSEVESNGSRNVAVLGSEISNKLFPRGDALDKTIKIGPANFKVVGVLTEQGSTLLGAFNPDNQVFIPIGTIFKNFASRHFGTVTINVRAASPELLEDTKAEAEGVMRKVRGLTHDEPNDFTINQQEGLTNFLDSITIVIKIAGLFITGLSLFVGAIGIMNIMFVSVKERTREIGLRKAIGATRRTILAQFLLESSVICLIGGLIGLIAAILLSLMLNQFFPTSVQYDVVILAIIISLLTGIISGLAPAYTAAKMDPVDALRYE from the coding sequence ATGTCGTCAATATTTTTAGAATTAACCGAAGGATTATCTATAGCCTGGCGTGCCATAAGGGCTAATAAAATTCGGGCAGCATTAACAATGCTTGGAATTATAATAGGTGTTACAGCAGTCGTACTAATGTCAACAGCGATTAAAGGGATTGATAATTCTCTTCAAAATGGTGTTAGCGCACTTGGTTCGGATGTTTTATACATAGATAAATATGCCTGGTTTTCAAATCAAGATTTCTGGACCATGCGTAATCGCAGAAATATTGATATGGAAGATTTTCATACATTTAAGGATTTAGCAAAACTTCCTATGGCAGTCGCTCCGGTTACCAATGCTGTTCAAACTATTAAATATGGCGATCGAAAAGTTGAAACTGTTTTTCTTAATGGCTCTACATCTGACTATGTAAAGACAACTAATTTCGATTTTGATTTAGGTAGATTTTATTCTGAAGTGGAAAGCAATGGTTCTAGAAATGTTGCTGTTTTAGGAAGTGAAATAAGTAATAAATTGTTTCCCAGAGGTGATGCACTTGATAAAACAATTAAAATTGGTCCTGCTAATTTTAAGGTAGTTGGCGTTCTTACCGAACAAGGAAGTACACTTTTGGGTGCATTTAATCCCGATAATCAAGTATTCATTCCAATAGGGACTATATTCAAAAATTTCGCATCACGTCATTTTGGTACTGTAACAATAAATGTTAGAGCCGCAAGTCCTGAACTTTTAGAAGACACAAAAGCAGAAGCCGAAGGAGTAATGAGAAAAGTGAGAGGACTAACACATGATGAGCCAAATGACTTTACAATAAATCAACAAGAGGGCTTAACAAATTTTCTTGATTCTATAACAATTGTAATAAAGATTGCAGGGTTATTTATAACAGGATTGTCATTATTTGTTGGTGCAATTGGAATTATGAATATAATGTTTGTTTCTGTAAAAGAAAGAACTCGTGAAATCGGGTTAAGAAAAGCTATTGGCGCTACCCGCAGAACAATTCTTGCACAATTTTTATTAGAGTCTTCAGTAATTTGTTTAATTGGAGGACTAATCGGGTTAATAGCTGCAATACTATTAAGTTTGATGTTAAACCAGTTTTTTCCAACATCAGTACAATATGATGTTGTGATTCTTGCAATAATAATTTCATTATTAACGGGTATTATTTCTGGCTTAGCTCCGGCTTATACAGCGGCTAAGATGGATCCTGTCGATGCTTTGAGGTATGAATAA
- a CDS encoding ABC transporter ATP-binding protein: MINIEHIAKVYQVGSEEVHALRDVSLKINKNEYVAIMGPSGSGKSTLMNMLGCLDTPTSGIYDFKDVSVSEMTDNELARIRNKEIGFVFQTFNLLARSDAIHNVELPLIYAGVSASERRERAKQTLVDVGLEDRMHHKPNELSGGQRQRVAIARALVSNPSIILADEPTGNLDSKTGEEIMALFHEIHEKGNTIILVTHEEYIAEHALRIIRLKDGLVEKDEVVEKRFIPKSKASFV; the protein is encoded by the coding sequence ATAATTAACATAGAACATATTGCAAAGGTTTACCAAGTTGGGTCGGAAGAGGTTCATGCTTTGCGGGATGTTTCTCTAAAAATTAATAAGAATGAATATGTTGCAATCATGGGTCCTTCTGGGTCCGGCAAATCTACTCTAATGAATATGCTGGGTTGTTTAGATACGCCAACTTCGGGAATATATGACTTTAAAGATGTAAGTGTTAGTGAAATGACAGATAACGAACTTGCTAGAATTAGAAATAAAGAAATTGGTTTTGTATTCCAGACATTCAATCTTCTTGCGAGATCTGATGCTATTCATAATGTAGAACTCCCATTGATCTATGCTGGTGTTTCAGCTTCTGAAAGAAGAGAAAGAGCAAAACAGACTTTAGTTGATGTTGGTCTGGAGGATAGAATGCATCACAAACCAAATGAACTTTCTGGTGGTCAAAGGCAAAGAGTTGCAATCGCGCGAGCTTTAGTTTCTAATCCTTCAATCATCCTGGCGGATGAGCCTACAGGTAACTTGGATTCTAAAACAGGTGAAGAGATTATGGCATTGTTCCATGAAATCCACGAAAAAGGAAATACAATAATTCTTGTAACACACGAAGAATATATTGCAGAGCACGCTCTTAGAATTATAAGGTTGAAAGATGGTTTAGTAGAAAAAGATGAAGTTGTTGAAAAAAGATTTATCCCAAAATCTAAAGCTTCTTTTGTATAA
- a CDS encoding efflux RND transporter periplasmic adaptor subunit, translating to MANGKKNKSKKKLFIFGGIGLLLIVLLVVAFVGGSKEEIVSVQTEKVEKRTITQTVAATGKINPEFKVAINPEVTGEIIQLPVKEGDRVKKGDLLIRIKGDQYVAQKERMEANLQSAKASLKMREAELTKVELDYNRVKELHSKGLASDSELEASKSNYLSTKASYQAAEANVSQSEASLREIMDQISKTAIRSPMDGIITKLNVELGERVFGAGFSMGSDIMTVSDLGNIEAVVDVDENDVVLVSVGDTATIKVDAFKDQEFKGIVSEIGNSANTTGLGSQNEVVNFEVKIKLIDPMITLRPGMSCTADIETETINNILSVPIQSVTTRLEGPKDGEKIGVEEGNGDDFQQVKEVKKEKITKTQEVVFVIKNGKAKKIDVETGLSNDNYIAVIKGLEGGEEVVSGSYKAISRELNDGLQVRVEEKRSNISKK from the coding sequence ATGGCTAACGGAAAAAAGAACAAATCGAAAAAGAAATTATTCATTTTTGGTGGAATAGGTTTATTACTTATTGTGCTTTTAGTTGTTGCTTTTGTTGGCGGCAGTAAAGAAGAAATAGTTTCTGTTCAAACAGAAAAAGTTGAAAAGAGGACAATAACTCAGACAGTTGCTGCAACTGGAAAAATAAATCCTGAGTTTAAAGTTGCAATCAATCCGGAAGTGACCGGTGAAATAATTCAATTACCTGTCAAAGAAGGCGATCGAGTTAAAAAAGGTGATTTGCTCATTAGAATAAAAGGTGATCAGTACGTCGCGCAGAAAGAACGAATGGAAGCTAATCTCCAATCTGCAAAAGCAAGTTTAAAAATGCGTGAGGCAGAATTAACTAAAGTTGAATTAGATTATAATAGAGTGAAGGAACTGCATAGTAAAGGTTTAGCAAGTGATTCTGAATTAGAAGCATCTAAATCCAATTACCTGTCAACAAAAGCTTCTTATCAAGCTGCTGAAGCAAATGTTTCTCAAAGCGAAGCTTCGTTAAGAGAGATTATGGATCAAATATCTAAAACAGCAATTCGTTCCCCTATGGATGGAATTATAACCAAATTAAATGTTGAGCTTGGAGAAAGAGTATTTGGTGCTGGTTTTAGTATGGGTTCTGATATTATGACTGTTTCAGATTTAGGAAATATAGAAGCTGTTGTCGATGTTGATGAGAATGATGTTGTCTTAGTTTCTGTTGGTGATACTGCTACTATTAAGGTTGATGCATTTAAAGATCAGGAATTTAAAGGAATTGTTTCCGAAATTGGTAACAGCGCAAACACAACTGGATTAGGTAGTCAAAATGAAGTTGTAAATTTTGAGGTTAAGATAAAGCTAATAGATCCAATGATTACACTAAGACCTGGAATGAGCTGTACTGCAGATATCGAAACGGAAACTATAAATAATATTTTAAGTGTTCCAATCCAGAGCGTTACAACAAGATTAGAAGGTCCAAAGGATGGCGAAAAAATTGGTGTAGAAGAGGGTAACGGTGATGATTTTCAGCAAGTTAAAGAAGTAAAAAAAGAAAAAATAACTAAAACTCAAGAAGTAGTATTTGTAATTAAAAACGGTAAAGCTAAAAAAATTGATGTTGAAACAGGACTTAGTAATGATAATTATATAGCTGTGATTAAAGGTTTAGAAGGCGGAGAAGAAGTTGTCTCAGGAAGTTACAAAGCAATTTCTCGTGAGTTGAATGATGGTTTACAAGTAAGAGTGGAAGAGAAACGTTCTAATATTTCAAAAAAATAA